A DNA window from Maribellus comscasis contains the following coding sequences:
- a CDS encoding DUF1328 family protein, with translation MLRLAIIFFIIAIIAAIFGFGGIAAGAASIAKIVFFIFIILLLLSVIAGGIRGFK, from the coding sequence ATGTTACGTTTAGCCATTATCTTTTTCATCATCGCAATTATTGCAGCCATATTTGGTTTTGGTGGAATAGCAGCAGGTGCTGCAAGTATAGCAAAAATTGTTTTTTTCATATTTATTATTTTACTGCTTCTTTCTGTTATAGCAGGTGGAATACGCGGTTTTAAATAG